The nucleotide window GGTGAGCGCGAACCCGCACCTGTCGTTCACCCTGAGCGCGCCGGCTTCGGTGTTCGTCGGCTTCGATACGCGTTCGGCCAGCGAGCCACCGTGGCTGGCCACGGGCTTCACGCCCACGGGCGAGATCCTCGACGTGGCCGACCCCGACCGCACGCAGGAGTTCCGGCTCGAACGGCGCGACTTCGCGGCCGGCCCCGTGGCGCTGGGCGGCAACCTGCCCTCGAGCGCGACCTCGAACTACGTGGTGTTCGCGAAGCCCGTCGACCTCACCGACACGAGTCACGCCTTCACGATCGCCGGCACGCCGGCGGTGGTCAGCGTGACGGTCGGCGGCGTGACCCTGGTGGTGAACCGCCAGACCGGCCAGAGCAACGCGCAGCTGGCGAGCGCAGTCGCCGGGGCCATCAACGGCAACGCCACGCTGGCGGGCCTGCGCATCTTCGGCTTCGCCACGGGCGCGTCGTTCGTGACCACGGGCACGCTCCAGAACGTGACCACGCAGGCGTCGCCGATCCCGGCTCTGCCGATCGCCTGGGTCGTGGCCCTGTGTGGCGCGCTGGCCGCGGCGTTCGCGCTCAGTCTTCGCCGGACGCCACGAGATACAGGACGGGCAGCACGATCAGAGTGAGTGCCGTCGCCGAGATCAGGCCGCCGATGATCACCACCGCGAGCGGGCGCTGGGTCTCGCTGCCGATGCCGTGCGAGAGCGCCATGGGCAGGAGACCCAGCATGGCGAGCAGCGCGGTCATCAGCACGGTGCGCAGCCGCACGCGCGCGCCAGCCAGCACCGCCTGGTGCGCGCTCTTTCCGGCCGCGCGCTCGTCGTTCAAGCAGCTCACCATGACCACGCCGTTCAGCACCGCCTGACCGAACAGCGCGATGAAGCCGATCGCGGCCGAGACCGAGAGCGGGATCCCGGTCAGGAACAGCGCCACGATGCCGCCGATCAGCGCGAACGGCACGTTGCCCAGGATGAGCAGCGCCGAGCGCACCGAGTTGAAGGCATTGAACAGCAGCGCGAAGATGATGAACACGCTGATCGGCACGATCACCGACAGCCGGCGCATGGCGCGCTCCTGATTCTCGAACTCACCGCTCCAGGTCACGAGCGTGCCAGGCGCCAGGTTCAGCGCCTTCACGCGTTCCTGCATGTCGGCGACCACGCTGCCCATGTCGCGGCCCTCGATGAACACGCCGATCGCGGCCACGCGCGTGCCGTTCTCGCGGCTGATGTTCATGGCGCCCTCGGTCTCGCGCGCGTTCGAGACTTCCTCGAGCGGCACGCGCGCGCCGCTGGGCGTATCGACCAGCACGTCCTTCAGGCGCGCGAGGTCGCGCTGGTCCTCGCGCAGGCGCAGCGCGACGCCGAAGTGTTTCTCGCCTTCCCAGAGCTGGGTCGCGACCTTGCCGCCGAGCGCCGTCTCGATCACGTCCTGCACGTCCTGCACGTCGAGGCCGTAGCGGCCGGCGCGGGCGCGGTCGACCTCGATCACCTTCTGCGGCACCTCGCCCGCGCGGTCGATGAAGGCGCGCGCGACGCCGCGCACGTCGCGCACCGAGTGCACGATCGCCTCGGCATCCTTGTGCAGCTTCTCGACGTCGTCGCCGAACACCTTCACGACCACCTGGCCGTCGATCTGCGAGATGCTCTCCAGCACGTTGTCGCGGATCGGCTGCGAGAAGCTGACCTCGATGCCCGGCAGCACCGAGAGGTTCTTGTCCATCTCGTGCAGCAGGTCTTCCTTGCTCATGCCCGGGCGCCAGTCTCTCGAGTCCTTCAGGTCGACGAAGATCTCGAGCATGTTCACCGGCTTGGGGTCGGTGCCGTCTTCCGGGCGGCCGGCCTTCGAGATCGTGCTGCGCACCTCGGGCGTCTTGCGCAAGAGGTCGCGCATCTGGTGAGTCAGCTTGGTGGTCTCGGACAGCGAGATGCCGGGCGGCAGAGTCACGTTGACCCAGACCGTGCCCTCGTTCAGCTCGGGCAGGAACTCGGTGCCGAGCCGCGAGGCCAGGAGCAGGCTTGCCGCGAGCGCGCCCGCGGCCAGCGCGATCACGAGCTTGCGGCGCGCGAGCGCCCAGGCGAGCACGGGCGCGTAGGCCCGGTGACACGCGCGCACCAGGGCGTTCTCGTCGTGCGCGAGGTTCCTGCGCAAGAGCCAGGCGCACAAGAGCGGCACCAGCGTGAGCGAGAACAGGAGAGACCCGACCAGCGCGCTGGTCACCGTCCAGGCCATGGGCGCGAAGATGCGGCCCTCGTGGCGCTGCAGCGTGAAGATCGGCAGGTGCGCGGCGATGATGATCAGCATGGAGAAGAACGTGGGCCGGCCCACCTCGGTGGCGCCCTGCTCCACCACGTCGAGTCTCTCGGCATCCGACATCTCGCCGCGCAGGGAGAGCTTCCGGAACACGTTC belongs to Myxococcota bacterium and includes:
- a CDS encoding CusA/CzcA family heavy metal efflux RND transporter; this encodes VADVVSQGGSIKQYEVHPDMGRLRGYGITLEQLLGALQRSNANAGGSYVERGSQQYLIRGVGMLRSIEDIERTVVTSHEGTPILVRDVAEVVVGAVPRQGIMGQDDDDDIVNGIVLMRKGENPSVVLQHVKEQMELLNTKILPQGVALVPYYDRTWLIDTTLHTVFHNLAEGAMLVTLVLYLFLGNFRAAGIVALIIPLALLSTFLGLTWRGIPANLLSLGAMDFGIIVDGAVIVLENVFRKLSLRGEMSDAERLDVVEQGATEVGRPTFFSMLIIIAAHLPIFTLQRHEGRIFAPMAWTVTSALVGSLLFSLTLVPLLCAWLLRRNLAHDENALVRACHRAYAPVLAWALARRKLVIALAAGALAASLLLASRLGTEFLPELNEGTVWVNVTLPPGISLSETTKLTHQMRDLLRKTPEVRSTISKAGRPEDGTDPKPVNMLEIFVDLKDSRDWRPGMSKEDLLHEMDKNLSVLPGIEVSFSQPIRDNVLESISQIDGQVVVKVFGDDVEKLHKDAEAIVHSVRDVRGVARAFIDRAGEVPQKVIEVDRARAGRYGLDVQDVQDVIETALGGKVATQLWEGEKHFGVALRLREDQRDLARLKDVLVDTPSGARVPLEEVSNARETEGAMNISRENGTRVAAIGVFIEGRDMGSVVADMQERVKALNLAPGTLVTWSGEFENQERAMRRLSVIVPISVFIIFALLFNAFNSVRSALLILGNVPFALIGGIVALFLTGIPLSVSAAIGFIALFGQAVLNGVVMVSCLNDERAAGKSAHQAVLAGARVRLRTVLMTALLAMLGLLPMALSHGIGSETQRPLAVVIIGGLISATALTLIVLPVLYLVASGED